Proteins encoded together in one Carya illinoinensis cultivar Pawnee chromosome 3, C.illinoinensisPawnee_v1, whole genome shotgun sequence window:
- the LOC122305760 gene encoding auxin-responsive protein IAA29-like — MELQLGLALPSNPSKGFDLNYFASEPKEIAVSNRSFTVASSCTDINDINDNNKKRSFDQTFENPTDSTVPRTLPLLLWNHHPNEEDDPKDLENHSLVTFNDKKDGDNGDGLVGWPPIRSRWKNKRLCHENNGAVGLENGFACGIRGSNSTYVKVKMEGVPIARKIDLSLHHSFQTLTETLMDMFGQWWLETGQKDSNQYKLAYQDREGDWLFTEDVSWRTFSRSVQRIKLLKSSR, encoded by the exons ATGGAACTTCAACTGGGTCTCGCTCTTCCAAGCAATCCTTCCAAAGGGTTCGATTTGAATTACTTTGCTTCTGAGCCTAAGGAGATAGCCGTCTCGAACAGATCGTTCACCGTTGCGTCTAGCTGCACAGATATTAACGACATCAACGACAACAACAAAAAACGTAGTTTCGACCAAACCTTTGAGAATCCTACGGATAGCACCGTGCCTCGAACGCTTCCTTTGCTGCTTTGGAACCACCATCCAAACGAGGAAGACGACCCCAAAGACCTCGAGAATCATTCTTTAGTCACCTTTAACGACAA AAAAGATGGCGATAATGGAGATGGTCTGGTGGGGTGGCCACCCATTAGGTCACGGTGGAAGAATAAGAGGCTTTGCCACGAGAACAATGGGGCAGTAGGGCTGGAGAATGGATTTGCTTGTGGAATCAGAGGATCAAACTCAACGTACGTGAAGGTGAAGATGGAAGGAGTTCCAATAGCAAGAAAGATCGACTTAAGCCTCCATCATTCTTTCCAAACGCTAACAGAGACCTTAATGGACATGTTCGGGCAAT GGTGGTTGGAAACGGGTCAGAAGGATTCAAACCAGTATAAGCTTGCTTACCAGGACAGGGAAGGAGATTGGCTATTTACTGAAGATGTATCTTGGAG AACTTTCAGTCGCTCGGTGCAACGTATCAAATTACTGAAGAGTAGCCGTTGa
- the LOC122305159 gene encoding beta-1,4-mannosyl-glycoprotein 4-beta-N-acetylglucosaminyltransferase-like isoform X1 translates to METVLRLSLLASLRHLSLTWALDSASPSLSVELELAGMHSGPMQMQNRLNFECISKGCTIGKRTKVSEFGRHLIFPVVELAQPCQVVILIILLQDMATRAVRLTSRRSPPKFLFIILLILIPICVIGIFTHGQNISYFFRPLWDNAPPPFKHLPHYYAENVSMDHLCHLHGWSRRSQPRNVFDAILFSNELDILEIRWRELYPFVTKFVILESNTTFTGIPKPLFFSSNRARFAFAEGKFVHGVLSGQVAVHGSYKHPFELETQQRKVMNRLVRQSGISYGDILIMSDTDEIPSPHTVKLMQWCDGVPPVMHLELRHYMYSFEFPVDYSSWRATTHIYGPDTLYRHSRQTDLIFSDAGWHCSFCFRHIQEFVFKMTAYSHAERVKQKDFLDHARIQELICRGDDLFDMLPEEYSFRELIKKMGSIPRSASAVHLPAYLIENADKFEFLLPGGCLRTSE, encoded by the exons ATGGAAACTGTCCTCAGGTTGTCTCTCCTGGCTTCACTCCGCCATCTCAGTCTCACGTGGGCACTCGACTctgcctctccctctctctctgtggagCTGGAACTGGCGGGAATGCATTCAGGACCTATGCAAATGCAAAATC GTCTCAACTTTGAGTGCATCTCTAAGGGTTGCACCATAGGGAAGAGAACCAAG GTGAGCGAATTTGGAAGGCACTTGATTTTTCCAGTAGTTGAATTGGCACAACCATGTCAAGTAGTTATCTTAATCATTCTCCTTCAAGACATGGCAACACGAGCTGTCCGCCTGACCTCCAGACGATCACCACCTAAGTTTCTTTTCATCATACTCCTGATACTTATTCCTATTTGTGTGATTGGAATTTTTACACATGGCCAGAACATATCCTATTTTTTCCGACCACTATGGGACAATGCCCCACCCCCCTTCAAACACCTCCCACACTATTATGCAGAAAATGTATCAATGGACCACCTTTGCCACCTCCATGGCTGGTCCCGGCGCTCCCAACCCCGTAATGTTTTTGATGCCATCTTATTCAGCAATGAATTGGACATACTGGAGATCAGGTGGCGTGAGCTTTATCCCTTTGTCACAAAATTTGTAATCCTTGAGTCCAATACCACCTTCACAGGCATTCCAAAgcctctcttcttttcttcaaaCCGAGCTCGATTTGCTTTTGCTGAGGGGAAATTTGTCCATGGTGTGTTATCTGGTCAAGTGGCGGTTCACGGATCATACAAACACCCATTTGAACTCGAGACCCAACAACGTAAGGTTATGAATCGATTAGTTCGCCAGTCAGGGATTTCTTATGGTGACATTCTTATCATGTCAGATACTGATGAGATACCAAGCCCACATACCGTGAAACTAATGCAATGGTGTGATGGGGTGCCACCTGTAATGCATCTCGAGCTCCGGCACTATATGTACTCATTTGAGTTCCCCGTGGATTATAGCAGCTGGCGAGCCACAACCCACATCTATGGCCCTGACACCCTTTACCGGCATTCTCGCCAAACTGATCTTATCTTCTCTGATGCTGGATGGCACTGTAGCTTTTGTTTTCGGCACATCCAGGAGTTTGTGTTTAAGATGACTGCTTATAGCCATGCAGAACGTGTAAAGCAGAAAGATTTTTTAGATCATGCAAGAATACAGGAGCTCATTTGCAGGGGCGATGATCTCTTTGATATGCTACCTGAAGAGTACTCCTTCCGGGAGTTGATTAAAAAGATGGGATCAATTCCCCGGTCGGCTTCTGCTGTTCATCTTCCTGCCTACTTGATAGAGAATGCAGATAAGTTTGAGTTCCTTCTCCCAGGGGGCTGTTTAAGAACATCTGAATGA
- the LOC122305159 gene encoding beta-1,4-mannosyl-glycoprotein 4-beta-N-acetylglucosaminyltransferase-like isoform X2, whose protein sequence is MATRAVRLTSRRSPPKFLFIILLILIPICVIGIFTHGQNISYFFRPLWDNAPPPFKHLPHYYAENVSMDHLCHLHGWSRRSQPRNVFDAILFSNELDILEIRWRELYPFVTKFVILESNTTFTGIPKPLFFSSNRARFAFAEGKFVHGVLSGQVAVHGSYKHPFELETQQRKVMNRLVRQSGISYGDILIMSDTDEIPSPHTVKLMQWCDGVPPVMHLELRHYMYSFEFPVDYSSWRATTHIYGPDTLYRHSRQTDLIFSDAGWHCSFCFRHIQEFVFKMTAYSHAERVKQKDFLDHARIQELICRGDDLFDMLPEEYSFRELIKKMGSIPRSASAVHLPAYLIENADKFEFLLPGGCLRTSE, encoded by the coding sequence ATGGCAACACGAGCTGTCCGCCTGACCTCCAGACGATCACCACCTAAGTTTCTTTTCATCATACTCCTGATACTTATTCCTATTTGTGTGATTGGAATTTTTACACATGGCCAGAACATATCCTATTTTTTCCGACCACTATGGGACAATGCCCCACCCCCCTTCAAACACCTCCCACACTATTATGCAGAAAATGTATCAATGGACCACCTTTGCCACCTCCATGGCTGGTCCCGGCGCTCCCAACCCCGTAATGTTTTTGATGCCATCTTATTCAGCAATGAATTGGACATACTGGAGATCAGGTGGCGTGAGCTTTATCCCTTTGTCACAAAATTTGTAATCCTTGAGTCCAATACCACCTTCACAGGCATTCCAAAgcctctcttcttttcttcaaaCCGAGCTCGATTTGCTTTTGCTGAGGGGAAATTTGTCCATGGTGTGTTATCTGGTCAAGTGGCGGTTCACGGATCATACAAACACCCATTTGAACTCGAGACCCAACAACGTAAGGTTATGAATCGATTAGTTCGCCAGTCAGGGATTTCTTATGGTGACATTCTTATCATGTCAGATACTGATGAGATACCAAGCCCACATACCGTGAAACTAATGCAATGGTGTGATGGGGTGCCACCTGTAATGCATCTCGAGCTCCGGCACTATATGTACTCATTTGAGTTCCCCGTGGATTATAGCAGCTGGCGAGCCACAACCCACATCTATGGCCCTGACACCCTTTACCGGCATTCTCGCCAAACTGATCTTATCTTCTCTGATGCTGGATGGCACTGTAGCTTTTGTTTTCGGCACATCCAGGAGTTTGTGTTTAAGATGACTGCTTATAGCCATGCAGAACGTGTAAAGCAGAAAGATTTTTTAGATCATGCAAGAATACAGGAGCTCATTTGCAGGGGCGATGATCTCTTTGATATGCTACCTGAAGAGTACTCCTTCCGGGAGTTGATTAAAAAGATGGGATCAATTCCCCGGTCGGCTTCTGCTGTTCATCTTCCTGCCTACTTGATAGAGAATGCAGATAAGTTTGAGTTCCTTCTCCCAGGGGGCTGTTTAAGAACATCTGAATGA